One region of Cottoperca gobio chromosome 19, fCotGob3.1, whole genome shotgun sequence genomic DNA includes:
- the tdrd1 gene encoding tudor domain-containing protein 1, whose amino-acid sequence MFRPFSPNLVRPNLPLRKPSSSPLALSTPRPPPPPRHPSMSDATLAHPAASTNSPVSRDQAAVVVSIPSPLPLYSCNFCCQQGHFRCTRCKKTPYCSVACQTEDWKVHRYVCKSIDPEPAKVKTQETAASPVTVDRAGLLQFKHGDASSHQRVYLKDLHMTKVIKGTDIQASVVEFYNPGRLFLLAQSPELLAALQSISTELQKTYSCPSVTTYVPHVGEVCAVQFSCDLNWYRGLVQTLAADQKSANILYIDFGNEEDVPVDRIKHLAANIQPFCPCAMECRIVGVVPVTDNWSGECCISVKQLLAGKIVTVKLLETPENVRIHAVDILLSIEKMLSTFLLEHGYAAEETVNVTPTMQEINAMVSASLENFKCLSDGKDDNTWAQAPEPLTQAVGDSFCVVVTHLQSPNDIIVQKVENAGVIQKLQLQLREHCCQALVPQDFRPAPGTVCCAQFSEDKQWYRAKILAYSSEEHVCVGYLDFGNSEEVDLGHLRPISTSLLALPMQAMPCGLAGVQPVGESWSEDCLLALQRRVSNRILRVEIHRAHDGKALVAMIDETSDPQANVAELLTFAGFAAPAPLQTSSELQADQTATAAVEPHVPTPACEPLVWSCTELPRDGQTVALLASVVENPLEFHCRIDNPADHQRLIELGAELKQHCEAKVSPFEPKVGEPCCAMFPGNGEWYRAMVNGLPEDVAVNFVDFGYSMKVEKKHLRSITPRLLTLPFQAICCWLTGVEPLGSEWSSEALLGFQTLVDGKQLSARVLCVTEQGYGVDLESKGQNVAAALISEQLAKGPGAIPKETHATTGAGHCEKTQGTEHSQAHVQASNQTGASSQEMPTVGWTAVPSEAPSFPVDWTMVELQLNATFQPHFAAITSPSLFYLLGPSPVDQPNLQEVMMELAAYCSNIQASLSSTVLSRPAPGAACCAQFSADNNWYRAVVLEVGENEMSVIYADYGNTEKVPFVRILPIPMRLLQLPFQIIRCTLTGKEHFPTELPEEVLQMFQSLLLNGVLATVQSFDGSINVLSLSLPTEKGGGHLTTMLLDALQVHAKSNPGPTTTLKAAQTDSSTSTASTTVVHDCPLPTSEALKGLENTTATSGLTISPKLPPQTPQPKENTSAAPLNEDPVQKSIKQMEPPCKFTQTNDSQTGGCCCLNLMTKIDHLEQLMQLQLSLITQTK is encoded by the exons ATGTTTCGCCCATTTTCTCCGAACTTGGTTCGACCTAACCTGCCCTTGAGGAAACCATCATCGAGCCCCTTGGCTCTTTCTACCCCAaggcctccacctcctccaagACATCCCTCCATGTCGGATGCAACACTTGCGCACCCTGCAGCCTCGACTAATTCACCAGTCAGCAGGGATCAAGCTGCA GTGGTAGTGTCCATACCATCACCACTGCCTCTATACTCCTGCAACTTCTGTTGTCAGCAAG GACATTTTCGCTGTACCCGCTGCAAGAAGACGCCGTACTGCTCTGTGGCGTGTCAGACAGAAGACTGGAAGGTACACAGATACGTGTGCAAGTCCATTGATCCAGAACCTGCAAA AGTGAAAACCCAGGAAACTGCAGCTTCGCCGGTGACGGTAGACAGAGCCGGCCTGCTTCAGTTTAAG CACGGTGATGCATCCAGCCACCAGAGGGTCTATTTGAAGGACTTGCATATGACTAAAGTCATTAAGGGAACAGACATCCAG GCATCTGTTGTAGAGTTCTACAACCCTGGCAGGCTTTTCCTTCTTGCCCAAAGTCCTGAGCTGCTGGCAGCTCTTCAAAGCATCAGCACAGAGCTCCAGAAAACGTACAGCTGCCCATCAGTGACGACATATGTACCCCATGTTGGAGAGGTTTGCGCGGTTCAGTTCTCCTGTGATCTG aacTGGTACCGAGGCCTGGTACAGACTTTGGCTGCTGACCAGAAGAGTGCTAATATCCTTTATATTGACTTTGGCAATGAAGAGGATGTCCCTGTGGACAGGATCAAGCACCTGGCTGCTAATATCCAGCCATTTTGTCCATGC GCTATGGAGTGCCGTATTGTCGGGGTAGTGCCAGTGACTGACAACTGGTCAGGCGAGTGCTGTATTTCAGTGAAACAGCTGTTGGCCGGCAAGATTGTAACTGTTAAGCTGCTGGAAACACCAGAAAATGTTCGCATCCATGCTGTGGATATCCTGCTTTCCATTG AAAAGATGTTGAGCACATTCCTCCTGGAGCACGGTTACGCAGCAGAGGAAACGGTTAACGTAACACCAACTATGCAAGAAATAA ACGCCATGGTGAGTGCATCCTTGGAAAACTTCAAGTGTCTCTCTGATGGGAAGGACGACAACACCTGGGCTCAGGCACCAGAGCCCCTGACACAGGCAGTGGGGGACTCCTTCTGTGTCGTGGTCACCCACCTCCAGTCACCCAATGACATTATTGTACAGAAGGTGGAGAACGCTG GAGTAATTCAGAAGTTGCAGCTGCAGTTGAGGGAACACTGCTGTCAGGCCCTGGTCCCCCAGGACTTCAGGCCAGCCCCCGGCACAGTTTGCTGTGCCCAGTTCTCAG AGGACAAGCAGTGGTACAGGGCAAAGATTCTGGCTTATTCATCAGAGGAACACGTCTGTGTCGGCTACCTTGATTTTGGCAACTCTGAGGAGGTAGATTTAGGCCACCTGCGGCCTATCAGCACTTCACTGCTGGCCCTGCCCATGCAGGCTATGCCTTGTGGTCTAGCAG GGGTGCAGCCTGTTGGGGAGAGCTGGTCGGAGGACTGCCTGCTGGCTCTGCAGCGAAGGGTATCGAACCGAATACTGCGCGTTGAGATCCACAGAGCGCACGATGGCAAAGCTTTAGTGGCCATGATTGATGAGACCAGTGATCCTCAGGCTAATGTAGCCGAGCTGTTGACCTTTGCTGGTTTCGCTGCGCCTGCTCCTCTTCAGACCAGTAGTGAGCTGCAGGCTGACCAGACAGCGACTGCTGCTGTGGAACCACATG TGCCGACCCCGGCCTGTGAGCCTCTGGTGTGGTCTTGTACTGAACTTCCCCGTGACGGCCAGACAGTGGCACTGCTAGCCAGTGTCGTGGAGAACCCTCTAGAGTTTCACTGCCGGATCGACAATCCTGCAG accATCAGCGGTTGATAGAGCTGGGGGCGGAGTTGAAACAGCATTGTGAGGCGAAAGTCTCCCCCTTTGAGCCCAAAGTGGGGGAGCCCTGTTGTGCCATGTTTCCTG GTAATGGAGAGTGGTATCGGGCTATGGTAAACGGGCTGCCTGAAGACGTGGCTGTAAACTTTGTAGACTTTGGTTATAGCATGAAAGTGGAAAAGAAGCACCTCCGATCCATTACACCCCGACTCCTGACTCTCCCATTCCAGGCAATTTGCTGCTGGCTCACAG GTGTAGAGCCCCTGGGATCAGAGTGGAGCAGCGAAGCCCTGCTGGGGTTCCAGACTCTGGTAGATGGCAAGCAGCTCTCGGCACGTGTCCTTTGTGTCACTGAACAAGGTTACGGTGTGGATCTGGAGAGCAAAGGTCAGAATGTGGCAGCTGCCCTTATTTCTGAGCAACTTGCCAAAGGTCCTGGAGCGATTCCCAAAGAGACACATGCAACCACAGGCGCTGGACACTGCGAGAAAACACAGGGAACTGAGCACAGCCAAGCACATGTGCAAGCCTCCAACCAGACAGGAGCCAGCTCCCAAGAGATGCCGACTGTGGGGTGGACTGCAGTGCCATCAGAAG CCCCATCTTTCCCAGTGGACTGGACGATGGTGGAGCTGCAGCTTAACGCCACCTTTCAGCCCCACTTTGCAGCCATCACCAGTCCTtccctcttctacctgctcggTCCCAGCCCGG tGGACCAGCCCAATCTTCAGGAGGTGATGATGGAGCTGGCTGCATACTGCAGCAACATTCAGGCCTCTTTATCCTCCACTGTCCTGAGCAGACCAGCTCCTGGGGCTGCCTGCTGTGCCCAGTTCTCTG CTGACAACAACTGGTACCGTGCGGTGGTGCTGGAGGTCGGTGAGAATGAGATGAGTGTCATCTATGCAGATTATGGCAACACTGAGAAGGTGCCATTCGTCCGTATCTTGCCCATCCCCATGCGACTGCTGCAGCTCCCCTTTCAGATCATTCGCTGCACCCTCACTG GTAAGGAGCACTTCCCTACAGAGTTGCCAGAGGAAGTGCTGCAGATGTTTCAAAGCCTGCTGTTGAATGGCGTCCTCGCCACTGTCCAGTCCTTCGATGGCTCTATTAACGTGCTCTCACTCAGTCTGCCCACTGAGAAAGGCGGGGGGCACCTCACCACTATGCTCTTGGATGCACTACAGGTCCACGCCAAGAGTAACCCTGGCCCAACCACCACCCTGAAGGCTGCCCAAACTGACAGCAGCACTTCTACTGCAAGCACTACAGTTGTGCACGACTGCCCCCTGCCCACATCAGAAGCCCTAAAGGGGCTGGAAAATACAACAGCTACCAGCGGCCTAACCATATCCCCAAAGCTGCCACCCCAGACTCCTCAGCCGAAGGAAAACACTTCTGCTGCGCCACTCAATG AAGATCCAGTTCAGAAGAGTATTAAGCAAATGGAGCCTCCATGCAAATTCACACAAACTAATG ATTCTCAGACTggtggctgctgctgtctgaaCCTGATGACTAAG ATTGACCACCTGGAACAGTTGATGCAGCTGCAACTTTCTCTCATCACGCAGACAAAATAA
- the vwa2 gene encoding von Willebrand factor A domain-containing protein 2, protein MHPDIHLSLLLTLLLLQVQQGTSVQELRTNHENIAKIDSAGEMMQCSAAIDILFLLDGSYSVGKGSFERSKHYAIKLCQALDIAPDKVRVGLIQFGSSPRLEIALDSYTNKQELKKHLRKISYRGGSTQTGLALKYALKKGFPGGRNSSTAARIAILLSDGRSQGNVVQAAMQLKETGVVLFAVGIRYPRWEELHALASEPIENHVFFAEHFSDAVNGLYTTLATFSVCNATPAGCQVELFPCERKTLETVKELQGNYMCWKGSKGYSPYTSLCPYYRYTKMYKRHQTVCHRTICADLCDSKPCLNGATCVTEGAEGYHCVCPPGYGGDPHCAPELSLDCAVDLLFLMEGSATLTLEGFLRIKSFLKRFLRTVIGSDSPSKVGLAVFGGETRIEAHVDKFKGDLKGLLEAVEAIEPIGGETLTGQALRYVTRHGFVSAPVFADVTDDLPRVVVLLTATPAVDEVVEPSKNARDREIFLIGVGPEYLKEQLNNITGNPQRTITYTPPEFSAKILELKAKICSVDTQGCLGQAVDLVFALDASGGVSPDNFVTLRDFVRSLTVQFDINRDVAQVALVAYGRRATTVFNLDTYETGSSILKAVNDANYMGGVGSTGAALLHIHSDVLTAAKGARPGVNKAVVLVTDGSGGDDAAVPAQKIRDNGVSVFVIGVGDVQRERLLQIAGSEEHMITVTSYEDLKYFEDVLVQMLCSEVKKPVNLCKPNPCMNDGTCILSGGSFRCRCQGYEGPHCETKSSRPSSRGDRPRPAGLRKKSRQKKSHQELLHHYKLHRRRHAA, encoded by the exons ATGCACCCTGAtatccatctctccctcctcttaaCACTGCTGCTTCTTCAAG TCCAGCAGGGCACCTCAGTGCAGGAGCTCCGAACCAACCATGAGAACATCGCAAAGATCGACTCAGCAGGAGAAA TGATGCAGTGCTCAGCAGCCATAGatatcctcttcctcctcgatGGTTCTTACAGCGTGGGGAAGGGCAGCTTTGAGAGGTCGAAACACTACGCAATCAAGCTCTGTCAAGCACTAGACATCGCACCAGAcaag GTGCGGGTGGGCTTGATTCAGTTTGGTTCCTCTCCTCGTCTGGAGATCGCCCTGGACTCGTACACCAACAAACAAGAGCTGAAGAAGCACTTGAGGAAGATTTCTTACCG GGGAGGCAGCACCCAGACGGGCCTGGCTCTAAAATACGCGCTGAAGAAAGGTTTCCCAGGCGGACGCAACTCCTCCACTGCGGCCCGGATCGCCATCCTCTTATCCGATGGGAGGTCTCAGGGCAACGTGGTGCAGGCGGCCATGCAGCTCAAAGAGACGGGCGTGGTCTTGTTTGCCGTGGGAATTCGCTACCCCAG GTGGGAAGAGCTACATGCTTTGGCCAGTGAGCCGATAGAGAACCACGTCTTTTTCGCCGAGCATTTCTCTGATGCCGTCAACGGCCTGTACACCACACTGGCCACTTTCTCTGTCTGCAATGCCACACCTGCAG GCTGTCAGGTGGAGTTGTTTCCCTGTGAGAGGAAAACATTGGAGACAGTGAAAGAGCTGCAGGGAAATTACATGTGTTGGAAAGGCTCCAAAGGGTATTCCCCATACACGTCTCTCTGTCCATATTACAG gtatACAAAGATGTACAAGAGACACCAGACAGTCTGCCATCGGACTATCTGTGCAG ATCTCTGCGACTCTAAGCCCTGTCTGAATGGTGCTACATGTGTAACAGAAGGTGCAGAGGGTTACCACTGCGTATGTCCGCCTGGTTATGGAGGAGATCCACATTGTG CTCCTGAATTGTCACTGGACTGCGCCGTAGACTTGCTGTTCCTGATGGAGGGCTCTGCCACGCTCACCTTGGAAGGCTTTCTCCGCATCAAGTCCTTCTTAAAGCGCTTCCTGCGAACTGTAATCGGGTCTGACAGCCCCAGTAAAGTCGGCCTGGCGGTGTTTGGTGGAGAGACCAGAATCGAGGCCCATGTGGACAAGTTCAAAGGGGACCTGAAGGGTCTGCTTGAGGCTGTGGAGGCAATTGAACCAATTGGCGGCGAGACCTTGACAGGCCAGGCACTTCGCTACGTCACACGTCACGGCTTTGTGAGCGCGCCAGTCTTCGCGGACGTCACGGACGACCTGCCCCGCGTGGTCGTGCTGCTCACTGCCACTCCCGCTGTCGACGAGGTGGTAGAGCCCTCTAAAAACGCACGAGACAGAGAGATCTTCCTGATCGGGGTGGGACCAGAATACTTAAAGGAGCAACTGAATAATATCACAGGAAATCCCCAGAGGACTATCACCTACACACCACCCGAGTTCAGCGCCAAGATCCTGGAGCTCAAGGCCAAGATCTGCAGTGTGGATACACAAG GTTGTCTTGGCCAAGCAGTAGACCTGGTGTTTGCCCTGGATGCCTCCGGTGGTGTGAGCCCTGACAACTTTGTCACCCTGCGCGACTTCGTACGCAGCCTCACCGTCCAGTTCGACATCAACCGTGACGTGGCTCAAGTGGCACTCGTGGCCTACGGTCGGAGAGCCACCACCGTCTTCAACCTGGACACTTATGAGACCGGTTCTTCCATCCTCAAGGCTGTAAACGACGCCAACTACATGGGCGGAGTGGGTTCGACGGGCGCTGCTTTACTTCACATCCACTCCGACGTCCTGACGGCGGCCAAAGGCGCCCGGCCCGGGGTCAACAAGGCCGTGGTGCTGGTGACAGACGGCTCAGGCGGGGATGACGCTGCTGTTCCAGCTCAAAAGATAAGAGATAATGGAGTTTCAGTGTTTGTGATCGGTGTCGGAgatgtacagagagagaggctgctgcAGATCGCTGGTTCAGAGGAACACATGATCACGGTAACGTCTTATGAGGATCTCAAGTATTTTGAGGATGTGCTGGTGCAGATGCTGTGTtcag AGGTTAAAAAGCCGGTAAACCTGTGCAAGCCCAACCCGTGTATGAATGATGGGACCTGCATCCTGTCCGGAGGGAGCTTCCGCTGTCGGTGCCAAGGCTATGAAGGACCACACTGTGAAACAA AAAGCAGCAGGCCATCATCCAGAGGAGATCGCCCGAGGCCTGCGGGTCTCAGGAAGAAGAGCAGGCAGAAGAAGAGTCACCAGGAGCTCCTGCATCACTACAAACTGCACCGCAGGAGACACGCTGCCTGA